The Onychomys torridus chromosome 2, mOncTor1.1, whole genome shotgun sequence sequence ACTGGGGAATTCAAAGCAAGGCTCTCAGCTGCACCTCAACCCCAAATACTTTACTaactttgcttttgcatttccCCGTATGTGTGTCCTTCCTGATTCCTGAATTGCCCCCATTCTCTCCCCCACTCCAACACTCTAAGATTCTGTGCGCCTCTGACGaggctcttatatcttaaaggTTTGAGGATGCTGACTTGGGCTCAGGGCTGCCTGGGAAGAGCCCTGTGAAGACAGAGACTCTAGGTGATCGGCACCATGGAATGAACGGGTGCAGGGACACAGGCCCGCTGTCTTACTCTTCACCATTATTCCAGGGAGGCTTGGCCTGTTCCCTCAGTGGCTTTAAGACTTGGACACATCTGATCCCCCAGGTCTGGTCCCCAGTGCTGCTCTCTAGCCTTAATCCCAGTCTGGATTTTTCTCTCCTCAAGTCTGTGATTGAGTTGATTGCATCTGACACTCtgcgcccccctccccccataccTTTTGGGGAAACAAAGGCTGTATCTCCTGCAAGGACCATGTTGGGCTGTCCTTTCACACCTTCCAAGGTTTCTAATATCTGCTCTGGGCAGATTTCACCCTACATCTCTGTCCCTCTATAGACCCCCACATCCTGAGGCTGAGGGTGTACTTCAGTTAGTAGGAAGCTCACCCAGCATCAGGGAAGCGCTGAGTTTGACACCCAGCATCTAAAAACCAGGCGTGGTGAAGCATGAGTCCTGAACCTGGCTTGCCAGCTGTGGTGTCTCTGTTCTGTGAACCAGCTTTGgacaggctgagacaggaggatcacctctcggggccaacctggtttacatagcaagttccagaccaacctggaTGACTTATACCAAAGCCTTGTCTCTGTCtagacaaaataaaagagaaaaaccataACGATGCTGGATACAAGCGTCGTTTTCTGTGGACAGGATTTGGCTGTCCTCCTCAGGCTGCTTCACTGTGGAGTATCTTTATTGTTCTGAAATGGCTAAAGAATCCTGCAAGAATGACATCAGGTATATCAGTTAATTTTGAGAgtgggtttcatgtagcccaggttggactgtcattatgtagcttgatctgtccTGGATTCTCCTCCTCCATGTATAAACATGCTCTGACACTATGcctgctgctttttcttttgctAATGAGAAACAGACTAAACTTTTGCTATCTTTCTTTCAAAACTGTGCCACTCACATATTGAAAAATCTCTGTGGAGTGAATCTCTGAATAAGCCTTGACTTTAACcccatcttaatttttttgtttgtttgtttggttggtttttcgagacagggtttccctgtgtagctttgcgcctttcctggaactcgatttggagaccaggctggcctcgaactcacaaagatccacctgcctctgcctccagagagctgggattacaggcgtgctccaccaccacccggccccatCTTAATTTTTTTGGCCCCatcttaattttttccctttggggAACACAGATCAGATTCAAACACTGTCTGATAGATGCGgggggacagagaggcagagagacagagctgTTGTCTGGGAGATTACTGTAGACCGAGACTGCCTCACACTcaccaggatcctcctgcctctacctcctgaatgtgGGAATTAAAGATGGGCACCGCCCTACTCcgcttgtttttttatttttatttatttattatttaattaattaattattattattattattttaatttttccctgaagctgaggaccaaacccatggccttgcgcagtgctctaccactgagctaaatctcccttccctttttttaaagactgagtttaggggctggagagatggctcagaggatgagagcactgactgctcttccggaggtcctgagttcaattcccagcacccacatggtggctcacaatcacttgtaataagatctggtgccctcttctggcctgcagtcatacatgctgtatacataataaataaataaatttaaaaaaaaagagatacctccctcaggatgattttttctagatccattcatttgcctgcaaacctcatgatgtcattgtttttctctgctgagtactacttcattgtgtatatgtaccatattttctttatccattcttcagttgaagggcatctaggttgtttccaggttctggctattacaaacaatgctgatatgaacatagctgagcaaatgcccttatggtatgactgagcattccttaggtatatgcccaagagtggtatagctgggtcttgggggagatggattcccaattttctaaggaagcaccatattgatttccaaagtggctgtacaagcttgcattcccaccagcagtgtccccagaaatccacaatgatacatccactgtagactactggcatggtcgagagaaagcctgatctgacctagtctggtgatcagatggccaaacaccctaacagtcgtgctggaactctcatccaataactgatggaagtggatgcagagatcctcagccaggccccaggtggagctccaggactccaattgttgagaaagaggagggactgtaagagtgtgaattgttgagaccaagattggaaaaagcacagggacaaatagccaaactaatggaagcacatgaattatgaaccaaaagctgtggagcccccaactgcatcaggccctctggatgagtgagacagttaaatagcttgaactgtttgggaggcccccaggctgtgggaccgggacctgtccttagtgcgtgagctggctgtttggaacctggggcttatgcagggacactatactcagcctgggaggagggggctggacctgcctggactgaatctaccaggctgagctgaatccccaggggagtcttggccctggaggagatgggaatggggggtgggctggggggtaaggggaaggcgggggcgggaggggggagaacaggggaacccatggctgatgtgtaaaattaaaacacaaatataaaaaaaaaataaagcagaaagatggagaaaagcagagagagagagagagagagagagagagagagagagagagagagagagagagattgagagagttAGTTTAGCTGCgaggcggtggcgcacgccttagatcccagaactagggaggcagagccaggaagatctctgtgagttccgggccagccagttctacagagcgagatccaggacaagcaccaaaactacacagaaaaaccctgtctcagaaaagaaaaggaaaaaaaaaaaaaaaggacagactTGATTTATCGAGTACTCCTGGCTGGAGCCTGGAAGTCAATATTTAGTTAGAATAGGAAGGGCTCAAAGTCAGAGAGAGGCACCTGCCTCAACCTCAAGAGCGCTGGTGTTAAAGAGTTTTCCATAACATCTGGCTCTAGATTCAATTGGAGAAAAACGAAATGGGTGGAGACGGAAACATCCAATCAGGTGGCGGTTTGTATTGAGGTCTGAGCTTGCTTGGGGGTGTGGAAGTTAGAAAGTGCCTGTAAAAGCTTCAGCAAAGctacacgagaaaccctgtctggagggaaagaaaaaaaaaagcttcagaaGCCGGTACTGGGCCAAAGGCGTGCAAGCAGGTCCctgggagtttgaagccagcctggtctacgtactgagctccaggaaaggcagggCAACAGAGGAACCGAAGACGGAATCCTTGAGCCAGGAGTCACATCTTGGTCCTGCTGCGGCTAGGAGATAtctctcctctgtccttcttTGGTATGTCGCTTTGTTCCTTAATTACCCCGTCAAGTCAGGCGGAGGGGGGAGGATTGGGCCGGAATCATTCCGTGTTAATCTAGATGCCCACTGGAGACTTGACtatccaggcaggcaggcaggcaggcaggcaggcgtaATTCTccggaatactaggattaaatgCTGAGTCACTGAGCCTATATACTGAGGAATgaattgaacttctgatccccggagtggtggtgcatgcctttatttccagcactctggaggcagaggcaggctgatctctgagtttgaggccagcctgatgtacaaagtgagttccaagttatccagggctattacacaaagaaaccctgtctcaaatccaatcagtccatccaaccatccatccatccatcagtcaGTATTTAATTGAGAGCTTGGTGATACAGCTCACTAGGCCCAGTTAGCAGGActgttacgcagagaaaccctgtggcaaagaatcaagaaataaataaataagtaaatgaatgaatgggaaaataaatatttaatggcaGTTTGTAGACTAGTACAAATACCCTGACATGTATGAcactcaggttcagttctcagcaccacaaaaataatataaacatgcctgctcatatattttaataaaaatacagtttgGCTGTtagtgcctgcctgccttcctagTCCTTGAAGATAGGAGGCTTGCCATTTCATGTATAATATGGTAAATAAAGCAGTTAACAGATTGGATCAAAATATTCCCTTTAATTCCGCAGGCAGTTGGATATTTGAGTTTCAGGGCCCCgaggctacatagtaaaaaccctatctttaaaaaaaaataaaaagttgctGGCCAGGcttggttgtgcacacctttgatctcagtactcaggcagagagtcaggtggatctatgtgaattggaggccagcctggtctacatagtgaatttttaaaaaaagacattcattttatgtgtgagtgttttgcctgcatgcatttatgtgcaccatatgaGTGTTTGGTGCTCTGAAGtgagctctcctggaactggagtaatgcatggttgtgagctgccaggtgggtacTGAGAAACTggacccaggtcctttgcaagaacatgttctcttaaccactgagccaggtGTCCAGCTCACatagtgagttgaggccagccaaggctacacacagggagaccttgtctcaaacagaaataaaaatttgatgTTAACATAGCTATCCAACTGCCGGTGTGGGTGCGGTAGCTGTATTTTAGAAAACTGTTGGCAATGGGGATAAGtgattcagggctggagagatggctcagaggttaagagcattggctgcttttccagaggtcccgagttcaattcccagcaaccacatggtgactcacgaccatctgtaattagatctggtgccctcttctgacctgcaggcagaacactgtatacatgataaatatatcttttttttttttttttttttaagtgattctCAGTCTGCATCACTCATTGCCAGCAGACCACTAGGTGTCTGAGCACAGGCACCAGAGAAGGTGAAACTTTCTCTTCATTGTGCCTGAAACTGGGAAAGGATTCATAATGTTTTCTATTTAGGAGTTGAGATAAGAAGatacttctttatttattgagacaaaatgtcactgtgtagccctagttggcctcaaactcaggagatCCCTCTGACTCTTGAGTACTCTGCTTCTTCTCTTGTATGTCCTTAAATTACATTCTAAGAACTTTCTGGCTTGGAGACATAGTATTATAATgtcttgtttaagacagggtctgatGTGACCCAGGCTAACATCTAATTTGCTATGTGGCTGGGGCTGGCCTCGAAGCCCTGATTCTTCCAcattccaaatgctgagattacaggcctacCACCCCTCTCCACTCCCAGCTATCACTACACCACTACCACCGCTCCTTCTTTCTAATAGTGATTGCtactccctctctccccctccccccaaagctggcctctaactgaaggtaaatctctgcctcctgaatgctggggtgtCAGCTGCGTGCCACCACTCCAGCCATAACAGGGTATTGAATGAGACGTGTTTCCCCAGAGAGCTGGAGTTTAGTTTCTAGAGTGCACGGGACTCACTTcccactgggaatggaacccagtgCCCGAGCTGGAAGTGAATGGGATGAACTGTGGCCATGCGTGCTTGAGAGACCATACTCTGGGGCCAGCAGGAAGTTTGGTGGCTTTGTGGTCAGTGGAGTACTGAGTGGAGTGAGCTAAACTGAGGTCTCTGCCACTCTCAGAGCAGTGACTGTGGCCCCGAGTTAGTTAGTTCCTGTCCAGGGTGGGAAGAGTGTCTCAGCGCTTACATGTAAGGATGTCTTTTAAATGTTGCCCCAGGAGCTTTCTTCTTGGAGATCCATCAGGATGAGCTGCAAGTCCCCACCCACACTGCAGGAGCTGGCAGAGGACAGCCTCCTGAGGAACCTGGCCTTGGCTGTCTCTGCTCTGGATGATGTGCCCTCATATTTCTTCCCATCACTGTTCAAAAAGGCCTGCAGAAGGAGATACATTACCATGGTAATGGCAATGGTGAGGGTCtggcccttcccctgcctcccactGGGAGCCATGATCACGAGGAAGGCCGCCTACAGAAGAATCTTAGAGATTATCCTGTTTGGGCTTGATGGCCTGCTTTTCCAGAAGGTTCGTCACAGGTGAGTGAGACCCAAATGGCCTGAAAGAAGGCCTTGGGAATAAAGAAGCAGACACAGATGGGGTTGGGTAGAATGGGGGAGAGAGGGTAGGCATTGGATGGGGCAGACGCTTTGGTGGTTCCAGCTTGGAGAACTACAGAGGCTGTGGCCATTGCTGAGCCCTCATCTGGCGGATGGATGCAGGACTCATGAATCGGCAGTGGCTGAAAGACTCTGTCCCTGCTTCCCAGTTAGTAGAGGCAGGACGGCTGGATTCAAGAAGGGCATGAGAATAGGACAGTGGTTACCGCCTTTGTGCTGAGACTCTTCCCTCTTTCACCCACAGGAGGTGCAGACTGAAAGTGCTGGATTTACGGGTTATGCCTTTGACTATGTGGGACAAGTGGTCTGTGTTCATGGCTAGTGACTGGAGTGAGACTCTAGCAAGGGTGGATCATTCAGGAACAGAGTTGAAGCCGCTGGTGAAGGTGGTGATAGACCTGGTCCTCAAGAGAGGCCCACTAGACGCTGTAGAGTCCTTCATCGTTCAGTGGGTGGATCGGAGGGAAGGTCTGATGAGTCTGTGCTGTGGCCACCTACAGATCTGGTCTATGTCCGTTAACTACCACAGAGAAGTCTTGGAGATACTGGATCTGGACTCTGTCCAGAAACTGAGTCTGTACTACATGAATAATCCCACCTGCCTGCTTAACTTCTCCCCTTACCTGGGCCGGATGAGGTACCTGCGCAGTCTTCTTCTCTACCACCTCCGGTCTGGCTTCTTTCTCACCCCAGTGGAGAAACAGCGGGTCATCACCCAGTTCACCTCTCAGTTTGTCAACCTGATGCACCTCCGGAGCCTGCATCTACACAATGTCTCTTTCCTAAGGGGTCACCTGGACGAGCTGTTCTGGTAAGGAGAGATGGTCAGGTTTTCATCAGAATAAAGCAAAGCCTTGTTCCTTTAGACGTTAGTGGCCACCAGCTGTCTTCAGCCACTGGTAGATTAACATTGCCAAACCATTAGAATATGAGGGCATTGTTTTGCATCTGCTGTCCTGGAGAGAGGCCTCACATAACCACTAATACAGAGGAGTAGGGCCAAGCTGGGGTTGGTTTCAAAAGGGGTACCATGCTGGGAAGCCTCCTCAGAAATGAGATCTAGTACGAATGGGCTCTGATGTAAAGGAAAAAGAGGATGACATTGTAGAGGGGAGTACTGTACAGAGGCACAGCTCTGCTCAGCTTGCCTCCAGTTCCCCATCAAGGACAGGCtggtttttgagatgaggtcatCGTGTGTAGTCCAGATTGGGAATCAGATTGGCATGTACTTTACTCAGTTCCCCTCTCGTCTCAGCTCCCTGGTAGTAtcacaagtgtgtaccaccatacccagcttcccTTTGACTTCAGAGAGGGTGAGTAGATAGGAAATGTGAGGTCAGAGCTGAGAGTCAGGGTCAGGATGAAGCATTGTGAACCGGAACAGGCTGTGATGAGACAGGTCCGTGAACCCACACACATGTAGCCAGCTTTCACCTGCCTTGGACTTACCTGTGTGTGTGGGAAGGAATTGCCATCTTGGATTGAGCTGATCTGGCAGTGATGGTGACAGGCCTCAGTACAGATTGGAGTGAGCAGACTCTCGTCTTGGAGCACAGTGGCCTACTGACTTTCATCATGTGATTAGAAAGATCTTGGACCACCTGTATATTCCCAGAActgtcttcttgttttcttttaggtGGCTAAAGACACCCTTAGAGACACTGTTGGTGACCGACTGTTTTCTCTCAAAATCAGACTGGACCCATATGTGTGAGTTCCTGTGCACCAGTCAGCTAAAACACCTGATTTTGAAATGGATCAAACTGACTAACTTCAGCCTAGAGCCCCTGCGAGTTCTGTTACTGAAAACCTCATCTACGTTGATTACCCTGGACTTGGAGGGCTGTCAACTGATGGAGTACCAACTCAAAGCCATCCTGCCTGCCCTGAGACACTGTACCCAGCTCACCCGGCTTAACTTCTACGGAAACTATCTATCTTCATATGATCTTGAGGGAATGGACATCACAAGATCAGGCTGAGGTACCAAGGGTCACAGATATTCCTTATCCCAAGCTTTGAGGATCTTAGTGACCAAGAACCTTGAGATGATTGTTCAGCCTTGTGTTGAGGTTATAGATGTGGGGAGAACTGCTGGGCAGCCAGAGCATGCCTTGTTTTATGCCTCCTGCTTTGGATGTGagtcatgatgtgtgtgtgtgttgggactTGTTGGATGCCTAATGAGATGCGAAGATCAGGCTCTCCTGTGGACACTGGGAGGCAAAAGGCAACACACAGGTGTCCGGTGAGAGGAGGACACACCACACATGGTTTTACACCGGGACCAACAGTCCTACCTGGATGATTAGCCTGGTATCCCCTTCAGATCTAATAAGGTCCTGTGACTTTCGGTGaccctacctctgccttcttcttcctgaGTATAGGCTtgtactgtagatgtaactgtcttattaaataagaaacagaacaattgcagagttaaaaaccacgaggtcagagcaagagcggaaaaccttacccttcactgcttctgcggttcctcctctccgccagagacctacttctgtgtgtcctgtctatttatactttctgttctgttttctcattggttgtaaacccagccacatgacctcctcgtcactgcctgtttgtacagacctccaggtcttcatggttggtattgagattaaaggtgtgtgtctgccatgctggctgtgtccttgaacacacaaaagatctacctagctctgcctcccaagtgctgggattaaaggcatgcactagcaccacccagcttctgctatggcttgctctgaccccaaggcaactttattaacatacaaataaaattacatttcaatacaaataaaatatcactattgtACCATCAGACTTGCTTCTCTGTATTTTAACTGatcctgtggcttgttctgtccctcAGTAAACAATAGTAGCATGTTATATAGCAGCACTTTGtgggggctcgagagatggctcggcacttctagagtacttgctgctcttgcataagacctggatttgatttccCACATTCACGTGGTaactcacaatcatccataattctagttacagaggatctgatgccttcttctggcctctgggggcacaagacatgcatgtggtgcatagaaaTACATGTaggtgccgggtggtggtggtgcacgcctgtaatccccgcactcgggaggcagaggcaggctgatctctatgagttcgaggccagtctggtctacaaagcgagttccaggacagcctccaaagctacagagaagccctgtctcaaaaaaccaaaaaaaaaaaaaaaaaaaaaaaaaaaggaaatacatgtaggcaaaacactcataacacaactctaaaataattcaaaaatggTTTGTGCTGCTGGGGCTAGATGACTGCCTTGTCTGTGAGCCAGCTGCCATCCAGCATTACTGTGACACATACATCGTGTATTTACACTCATAAAATACTGCCACTTAGGAGCTTAGGAATGAAACCAAGAGTATATGGGCAAGTAGACATAAACcctagcagaaaaaaaaaatcagcttttatGACGTTACTAAACACTCCAGACCGGCCGGgctgtggtgcacacacctttaatcccagcacttgggaggcagagcccagcagatctctgagttcgattccagcctgggctacagagtgagttccaggaaaggcgcaaagctacaaggagaaaccctgtctcaaaaaacaaacaaacaaacaaaaactaaacactcCAGACATAGTGagacatgccttgaatcccagtccctgggaggcagaagcagatggatctctgagttccagggcagccaaggctatatattgagaaaaaagaaggaaagagaaaaagaggtcATGTTGACACAGAGAACAATGGTCCTATGGacattgttttatgatttttctaaGACAGCCACCATGTTGTTTGACCAATGAGACTGAAACCCAAGAACCCTTAGCATCAAAGTGTACAATCAGTCTGCCATATCATTCTTGTCCTGTTCAGTGCATCATGTACAGACTAGCAAACTGGGAGTAAGGCAGACTTACTGTCCAATGGAGCAGGAGCTGGCAGTCCAGTATACCTAGGCTGTGAGGGACCATCCACTGTGAAGGTAAAGCTTGCTAAGACCTAGAATCATCTGGAGTCAGATTTCAGTTTGTACTGTGAGACTATTTCCGGAGAAATGCAGCTGAGGAGGAAAGACTCACCTTAGTGTGAGTAGCACCACCCTGTAGGTTGTGGTCCTGGAGTCAATGAAAAACAGAAGTGAGTAGAACACTCATATTCctatctctctgtttcctgactggacACCATATCCAGCTGCCCCAGACTCTTGATACTATGCCTTTCCATAAACTGTATCCTCTCCAACTGGAACCCAGATAAACTCACACATCACAGAGGTCTGGGGGAAAGATGAACTGGAATGCAGATGTTAAGATCTACCTGTAGtgggaagtttctccagtcctgccaggcCCCGCGGTTGGGATGAGTCTCTCCCACCTGAGTTCTGCAGCTGctcggtcccaagtaaacacacagaggcttatattatttacaaattgtatggcctgtAGGTTGGGCTTCTTGTTacccagctcttataacttaacccatttccattaatctatacatTCTCACAAAGCCGTGATGTTACCAATCTGCTGGCATTTTGCTCCTTGGACATcaaggctggcatctcctcacctCCACCCTTCACTCACTAGCCCTTGCATTTTCTGCCTGGCTGTAAGTTttcttaccataggccaaaaagctttatttactaaccaatagGAATAGCATATATTCACaacctacagaaagacatcccatttttccagtacttccccttttctgactaatcaaaaaggttttaactttaacatagtaaaattacatataaaaaaacagttatcaagcaagacttacagttataatatctagtctattagtatttaggaaaattaaaatgttctatcATCATATTTTagtaagtctaaagttttatatctaatttatcttttatcataattaaggaaaaatgtAATGATagttatctagtcttcaactccatcaaagaccccggAAGGTTATAAtgtaaacaggaaatacattgtaagaaacttccaaagttctagaaatgacagagacatctggctgcctggacagtcaccaaggttcctctgcaacattggggcatccacctTCAGttcacaggcctagagtctctggcagactttttgttttgtttgtttttggtttttcaagacaggatttctctgtgtagctttgcgcctttcctcgaactcactctgtagcccaggctggcctcaaactcacagagatctgccaggctctgcctcccaagtgctgggattaaaggtgccactaccgcccagctctggcagactttttagtgaagcaggaaatttgaaggattgtctcgCTTATCGGCAAAGTTCATtggcagaatgtctggcagtctcctctgtgaggcaggaacctgaagaaccatctcatCCTGTTTAGgcaagtttagtggtcaccttcctatgggtcctgcatgtccagtttatacaacatattgtcaagcagtccaggcaagaacacttTTTTACCCTAATGGCCAgttctgccaagaagaagatgAGCTCCATGTGGGTGGAGTTCCTTCAgtgtccatcttcctctttgaattAGATCAGGAGCAGGacctgtctcactgtccagaaaagtctaagttttaaaaacattttaaatgccatattctataagtctttaaagtgtttgaagattacctatctaattgaaatatacctaAAAAATAGATTTAGgattggggatttggctcagtggtagagtgcttgcctagcaagtgcaaggccctgggttcgatcctcagctcaaaaaaaaaaaattcaataatctacccttttgggctggagagatggctcagaggataagagcactgactgttcttccagagctcctgagttcaattcccagcaaccacatggtggctcacaaccatctgtaatgagatctggtgccctcttctggtgtgcggacatacatataaacagaacactgtatacataatgaataaataattttttttttttttttttttttttttttttgagacagggtttctctgtgtagcttttgcgcctttcctggatctcgctctgtagtccaggctggcctcgaactcacaaagatccgcttgcctctgcctcccgagtgctgggattaaaggcatgcggcaccaccaccaggcaaataaataaatctttaaaaaaaatgatctacccttttatccaatTGTATCTATATCTACTGCTTCTACCCCTTGTATGGGATCataggcatgtcccaccatgcctAGACTATAAGCCACATTTCTGTGGGGCTATATTACTTCCCAACCTCTAGCTGGCCATCTGTGCACAAAGGCCTCCAAATAGATGGGCTGATTTCCCCCATGGCCTTCCTAAATTGTTGGCTGGACCTCTGAATTGGTGGTGGTGAAATTTCAAGATCTCAGCTCTTCTGTTGTGATCGCTGTCTGTCTTAGTCCTTCAGTCTGGCTATcactctgatatatatatatatacatattgtttttttcgagacagggtttctctgtgtagctttgcgcctttcctgggactcacttggtagacgaggctggcctcgaactcacagagatccgcctgcctctgcctcctgagtgctgggattacaggcatgcgccaccaccaccatgctgaTCTTATAATTTTGTTCCACTGGGACAACAAAAGAACTATGAATGTGAACTCCATACAAATGTTTCTTTTGTGGGAAGGGCCTGGGAGGGGCGCACTGTCCAGGTCTCTATGAAACTCTAGATGGCCTAGCACTCAAGACCCTTCTATCTCAGCTTCTTCAGTTCTGGGATCACACATGTACCATGAGGCTCAGTTCTAAACGGCTTTGTGCCTTGCCTTTTTGTGATAAAACCcaaacccagactggcctccaattcTAGGTAGCTAAGCTTGTCATGGACTCCTACTTCTTCATCTTCAGCTCCCCATGTCCTGCAATGACAGGTTGTCAAACCAGGCCTGGCCAGATGTTTCCTCTTTCCCAACCACTGTCAACAGTCA is a genomic window containing:
- the LOC118578864 gene encoding preferentially expressed antigen in melanoma-like protein 1, with amino-acid sequence MLPQELSSWRSIRMSCKSPPTLQELAEDSLLRNLALAVSALDDVPSYFFPSLFKKACRRRYITMVMAMVRVWPFPCLPLGAMITRKAAYRRILEIILFGLDGLLFQKVRHRRCRLKVLDLRVMPLTMWDKWSVFMASDWSETLARVDHSGTELKPLVKVVIDLVLKRGPLDAVESFIVQWVDRREGLMSLCCGHLQIWSMSVNYHREVLEILDLDSVQKLSLYYMNNPTCLLNFSPYLGRMRYLRSLLLYHLRSGFFLTPVEKQRVITQFTSQFVNLMHLRSLHLHNVSFLRGHLDELFWWLKTPLETLLVTDCFLSKSDWTHMCEFLCTSQLKHLILKWIKLTNFSLEPLRVLLLKTSSTLITLDLEGCQLMEYQLKAILPALRHCTQLTRLNFYGNYLSSYDLEGMDITRSG